The proteins below are encoded in one region of Tamandua tetradactyla isolate mTamTet1 chromosome 9, mTamTet1.pri, whole genome shotgun sequence:
- the KCNK7 gene encoding potassium channel subfamily K member 7, with translation MGCLRPWARYGLLVVAHLLALGLGAVVLQALEGPPAHRVQASLRAELATFQAEYGACLPPEALEELLGAALAAQAHGVSSLGNSSEVSNWDLPSALLFTASILTTTGYGHIAPLSGGGKAFCVIYAVLGLPASLVLVATLRHCLLPVLSRPGAWAAARWHLAPARAALLQAAGLGLLVAGTFVLLPALMLWGLQGDCSLLDAVYFCFDSLSTIGLGDLLPGRGRHLHPALFRIGQLALLGYLLLGLLAMLLAVETFSELPQVRAVVRFFGSSGPQAADDQGGLVAQDQLALSALPPAVPAAAPQQALAC, from the exons ATGGGGTGTCTGAGGCCCTGGGCCCGATATGGGCTCCTGGTTGTGGCCCACCTGctggccctggggctgggggctgtggTGCTACAAGCCTTGGAGGGACCTCCAGCACACCGGGTCCAGGCCAGCCTCAGGGCTGAGCTGGCCACCTTCCAAGCCGAGTACGGGGCCTGCCTGCCACCTGAAGCACTGGAGGAGTTGCTGGGTGCTGCCCTGGCAGCGCAGGCACACGGGGTCTCCAGCCTGGGCAACAGCTCAGAGGTCAGCAACTGGGACCTCCCCTCCGCCCTTCTCTTCACTGCCAGCATCCTCACCACCACGG GGTATGGTCACATAGCCCCACTGTcaggcggtggcaaggccttctgCGTGATCTATGCGGTCCTGGGGCTGCCGGCCTCCCTCGTCCTGGTGGCCACCCTGCGCCACTGCCTGCTGCCTGTGCTCAGCCGCCCAGGGGCCTGGGCAGCGGCCCGCTGGCACCTGGCGCCGGCCAGAGCTGCGCTGCTGCAGGCAGCCGGACTGGGCCTGCTGGTGGCAGGCACCTTTGTGCTGCTGCCCGCGCTGATGCTGTGGGGCCTGCAGGGCGACTGCAGCCTGCTGGATGCCGTCTACTTCTGCTTCGACTCGCTCAGCACCATCGGCCTGGGGGACCTGCTGCCCGGCCGTGGTCGCCACCTGCACCCAGCCCTCTTCCGCATCGGCCAGCTTGCCCTTCTCG GTTACTTGCTCCTGGGGCTCCTGGCCATGCTGCTGGCCGTGGAGACCTTCTCGGAACTGCCCCAGGTCCGTGCAGTCGTGAGGTTCTTCGGGTCCAGTGGCCCTCAGGCTGCTGACGACCAAGGTGGCCTCGTAGCCCAGGACCAACTGGCCCTGAGCGCCCTGCCGCCCGCGGTCCCGGCCGCCGCCCCGCAGCAGGCTCTGGCTTGCTGA